The segment ACCAGCAAGATCATTCCCACCGTGGCGGAAGTGAAGGCCTGGTCCAGGTTGTCCGCACTGACGACGGAAACGCCGATCCCCATGGCCAGAAAAGCGACCAATCCTACAAAATAAAAGATGATTTCCATCACAAATAGGGCGGCCATCATGATCAGGAAGCCGAGCAAGTGGATTCCCCACATTTTCAGCCCGTGTTTTCTGAGTAAGCTAAAAAACGTTCCCATCTACAATCTCTCCTATATCTCCAAGTATCTCCTCTCTATGATATACGATCGGGGAGGCCCAAGGTTTCAGAAAACTCTTCGGAATGGTGAGGAAATCAAAACAGCACAGGGTTTCCCCTGTGCTGTGCATCTTATCCGGTGGGCAACTGATTCTGTTTTTCTTCCTGATCGAATGATTTCATCCTGACCGGTTCCAGGCGGTCTTCCGGAAAGAGTCTGTCCTGGATGTACAGAAGGTAGCGACGGAAAAAGACACCCAGGGAAAGGATGGTTGGAAAGACACCCAAGAGTGCGATCGCGACAGGAGCTAAAGCGATTCCGACGATGTCGGCGACGGTGCTGTCCTCGAAGAATTGGAGGACCAGCCAGGGAAAGGCGGCCACCAGTAAGATGACACTCCAGGACAGAGCGCCGACAACGATCGACTCGAGCAGGGAGACGAGGGAGGTGCCTGCCTGAAACAGACTGACACGAAATCCGTACCCGATAGAACGAAAAATCCCCGTTCCTTCCGAGAACAGGACCACCACGGAGTGGATCGCTGATGAGATCAACAGCAACCCCAACAGGAGTCCCACGATCGCCCAGACGATCAGCAACGGGGTCTGATCACGGAGCAAGAGGTAGAGTGCTCCCCATCCGGCGGAAACGACGAAAAAGATAAGTGCCAACAGGATCTCCAGGCCGATGATGCGAAACAGATAACGAAAACCGTAGGAGAAAAAACAGCTCAGGGGTACCCGGTCTTCCAGCGCGGCCTCCCGGACCGCGCCGGTGAGGGCGGCGGTGTAAAATGCCGAAGCCAGCCATGTCAACAGGATGCTCCCCACTGCGTAACCGAGGATCCAACCTCCATATTTCAACAGTCCCACGCCGAGGTGGGCTGCTGCCTCCCCGACAGACCCGGGGGAAGCGATCATATTTTTAAGAAGATCCTGCAGGGAGACGAGCTCAGAGCTGAGCATGATTCCCAGGAAAAATTGGGGCACTGCCAGCAACACGAATACAGTGATCGCCGTCAGCAGAGACCCGAGCCAGAGTTTCGCACCGTGTTGATTCAGCAACCGGAACGACTCAATCAAACCAATCCCTCCCCAGACAATGTGGCATAAAACCATCTTATCTTCACCGCAACCTTCGGACAAGGGCATGTCTGGTAATTTAAATTTCCGTGGAATGTGAGATATTGTAGGAGTAACAGAGGGAGGGTGGGGTTTCACATGGAGTGATTTTGGATCGTCAGAACAACGGAAGGACATGTGAAACCCCATCCCGACCGGCTCGGCCCAGAGATTTATCAGACACACCCAAGAAGCAGCTGATCCAAAATGGGCTTTCACACCTGGTAAACGGGATTCGCCCTGCGGGTGGTTCCATCCTTTCAGCCATCGGTTTTAGGGTGTGGCAGGTCAATTCAAGTTTCCGAAGGAATGTGAGAACAACAGAGGGAGGGTGGGGTTTCACATGGAGTGACTTTGGCTCGTCAGAACAACGGAAGGACATGTGAAACCCCACCCCGACCGACCCGGCCAGCACTAATTCACAGCGCTTCTAGATGGAGGGTGTGGTAAGATGAGCGTTGGGAGGTAAGCACGATGAAGGAAAAAATCCGCGAAAAGCTCTCTCTCCTTCCGGAGAAACCCGGCTGTTATCTGATGAAAAATCTTCGTGACGAGATTATTTACATCGGGAAGGCGAAAAGCCTTAAAAATCGGGTTCGTTCTTATTTCACGGGAAGCCATGACGGAAAGACCCAACTTCTGGTTTCGGAAATTGAGGACTTTGAATATATCGTGACGGAGAGTGCCACCGAGGCACTGATCCTGGAAGCAGTCCTGATCAAGCGGCACCGTCCCCATTACAATGTGTTGATGAAGGATGACAAGTCCTATCCCTACATCCGCCTGACCCGGGAAACCCATCCCCGGTTGGAAGTGACCCGGAAGGTGAAAAAGGACGGATCCCGTTATTTCGGTCCCTACCCCAATGCCCAGGCGGCCCAGCAAACCAAGAAACTGTTGGACAAACTTTACCCATTGCGAAAATGCCGGACCCTTCCCAAACGGGTCTGTCTCTACTACCACCTGGGACAATGCCTGGCTCCCTGCGAGTTTGACGTGGATCCCTCCCAATATGAGGAGATGGTCCGGGAGATCAGCCGCTTTCTCAACGGCGGCTTTCAGGAGGTTCAGAAGGATCTGGAACGGAAGATGCATCTGGCGGCGGAGGAGCTGAACTTTGAACGGGCCCGGGAACTGCGGGACCTGATCCAACATATCGAGGCGGTGATGGTGAAACAGAACATCATCATGAAAGACAACCTCGACCGGGATGTGTTTGGCTATGCGGCGGACAAGGGAATGATGTGCGTTCAGATCTTCTTTGTCCGCCAGGGAAAGCTGATTGAGCGGGATGTTTCCATCTTCCCTCATTACGGGGAGGAGAGGGAGGATTTTCTCTCCTATGTCACCCAGTTTTATCATGAAAAACCGGTGTTGCCCAAAGAGATCAATCTCCCGGAGGCGGTGGATGCCGGGTTGTTGGGAGATTGGTTGACCGGGGTTCATGTTCACATTCCTCAGCGGGGGATGAAAAAGCGCTTGGTGGAAATGGCCAATGAAAACGCGCGGATTGCACTGGAAGAACGCTTTAAACTTCTTGAACGGGATCAAGGCCGGACCGTGGAAGCGATTCACAGGCTGGGAGAAGCGATGGGGATCGGCTCTCCCCGACGAATCGAGGCTTTTGACAACTCCAATATCCAGGGGACCGATCCCGTCTCGGCCATGGTGGTGTTCACCGATGGGGTCCCCGATAAGAAGGAGTACCGGAAATTCAAGATCCGTTCCGTTCAGGGTCCGGATGATTACGAAACCATGCGGGAAGTGATCCGCAGGCGCTACACCCGGGTTCTCAAAGAGAACCTTCCCTTGCCGGATCTGGTGCTGGTGGACGGAGGGCGCGGCCAGATGTCGGCGGCGATCGATGTTCTGGAGAATGAGCTGGGCTTGTTTATTCCCGTCGCCGGTTTGGTCAAGAATGAACGTCATAAAACCGCCGGCCTTCTTTTTGGTGATCCCCCGTCAGAGGTGGAGCTTCGCCGTGGAAGCCGGGAGTTTTATCTGTTACAGCGGATCCAGGAGGAAGTGCACCGGTTTGCGATCACTTTCCATCGCCAGACCCGGGGGAAAACCATGACCCGGTCCCTCCTGGACGAGATCCCCGGGGTGGGTAAGAAGCGAAAGCAGATCCTTTACAAACACTTCGGTTCCCTGGAGCGAATGCGACAAGGGAGTGTGGAGGAATACCGGGAGGCGGGGATCGGCGATCAATTGGCCCGGAAAATCCTGGACCACCTCCGGCGGAAGGATGCAGACTCCGGGGAGCAAAATGGCTGATGGGATACAGACTGCGGGATTGATTATCCTGGCAGGGGGGCGATCCCGCAGAATGGGCCGGGATAAGGCTCTCCTCCCACTGGCGGGGGAGATGATGGTGATGCGGATGATCCGGCGCCTGTCTCTTCAGGGGGAGTGGGTCGTCATGGTCAGCAGCAACCAACCGGAAAAATTTGCGGAACTGGGGGTCCCGGTGGTTCCGGATCAATTTTTGGGAGGGGGGCCTCTGGCGGGGATTCACGCCTGTCTGCAAAGGTCTCCCTGTGAGTTGAATCTGGTGACGGCCTGTGACCTTCCCTTCGTCTCCGGGGAGGTGGCCCGACAACTTCTGGCCCTGGCGGGCACCGGCACCTGGGATGTGGTCGTTCCAGCAGACGGAAAGCGGGTGCATCCTTTGTTCGGAGTCTACCATCGCCGATGCCGCCGGCGGTTGGAGTCGTTTTTAGAGGGGGGTGGCCGCCGGGTGGGCGATTTCCTGAAGGAAGTGAATACCCGTTATGTATCCGGCCCATTTCCCGATGGGGTCTTTTTCAATATGAACCGGCCTGAAGACTATTGCCGGGCCACCGCCATGGAGGAGGGGGAGCCGGAGGGCGGTTGATGGAAAGCGGGCGATGAAAAAACAACCCCCGGCTGTGGCCGGAGGCTGCTGGTCATGATTTTCGCTCGGTTTCCCGGGACGGATCCGAAGCTTCTTTTTTCTCCTCAGTAATTCCGGAGACGCTGTCCTTGAATTCCTTCAGGGTGCGCCCGGCGGCCCGCCCCAATTCAGGCAGTTTGCTGGGGCCGAACAGAATGAGGGCAGCCAGGACGATCAGGATCAATCCGGGAACTCCAATGTTGCTCATGAGGACTCACTCCTTTGACTCCGGTCCGGGGACCGGCGATTATCGGATCACCGTAGAGGGGTGGAAGTGTACGTTTTTTCCTATCTGGTATTATACTGCCCGGCTGAAGGAAAGCCAAGTTAACGTTTTATGTATATTTGGCGCAGCGTCATTGACAAAGGGTTGTTCCCCGTAATAAAATAATTCCAATTCATTATGAATGACTATTCATTCCCAGGAGGTTCCAGCATGGCCATCCAAGAGACCATCACAAAACTGACAGACAAGATGAACCAGGATCCGGAGGGAATCCAGGGGATCGACGCCGTCTACCAATTTGACATCGAAGGCTCTGAAACTCACCAGGTCCGACTGGCGGGGGGATCCGCGGAATACCGGCAAGGGGAAGAGTTCGATGCCGACTGCATTTTGACCATGACGGAGGCGAACTTTGCAAAATTGACTGCAGGCCAATTGAATCCCACCACGGCGTTCATGACGGGAAAGCTGAAGGTGAAAGGGGATTTGTCCCTCGCTGTCCGATTGCAATCCCTGTTGAAAAAATACAGCTGAATTTATCGGTTCGGGTAAATCATCGCAAATCATCGATTTCGGGCCCTCTCAGGCCCTTTTTTTCCTTCAGGGGCATGGAGCACTTCCATCCTTCCACAGTCACGGGGTACAGGTGGGAAGATGCTGTAATCTCCGCTTGTGGAGAAGAAGTCCTTGTGATAGGATCGAATACAATCAGATGACAGGCGGGGTGACCCGGACTTCAGGGGCTCCCCCCACCGAAAAATGAATAGATGGAATCCTCACGTTCGGTGTGAACTAGAGGAGCGGATCGTCATCAGTACCCGTTGGGAGGTTGCGGTAGCCGTGGACCGGCGGGGAAAGGGACATCCGCCGAAGTTTCCGGCCCGCCGCAGGGCTGGGGAACTGGGCCCGTTCTTGAACAAAGGCGGGACTGTCACGACTCCTGTCCGGGGAGACGTGGAGCACTGTGTATCACTGGGAGCGGTCGAGGCTGTTTTCGTCGGTTGAGGCGACAGCTGGATCTTCCTGCTGTCGCCTTTTCAGTTTCGGCGGGGCCCTATATGAATCGAGAGAGAGGAGAGGGCGAACCCACATGGGACTTGTGGTTCAAAAATTTGGCGGGACGTCCGTCGGAAGTGTGGAACGGATCAAGAAGGTGGCGGAACGGATCGCCCGCACCCGGGAGGAGGGCGATCAGGTGGTGGTGACGGTCTCTGCCATGGGCAAGACCACCGACCGGTTGGTCGCCCTGGCGGAAGAGATCAGTGACGACCCGCCGCGGCGGGAGATGGATGTTCTGTTGACGACCGGGGAGCAGGTGAGTATCGCTCTCTTGTCCATGGCTCTGTTGGAGGCAGGGGTGGAAGCCTGCCCGATGACCGGTTGGCAAGCGGGGATTCGTACCAACGAAGTTCACGGGAGCGCGAGAATTGAACAGATTGACCCGACCCCTATCCTGAAATGTCTGGATCGGGGGGAAATCGTGATCGTGGCCGGTTTCCAGGGTGTCTCGGAGGAAGGGGAGATCACCACCTTGGGCAGGGGCGGCTCCGATACCACGGCAGTCGCATTGGCGGCGGCACTGAAGGCGGACCGATGTGAGATCTACACAGATGTGACGGGGGTGTTCACGGCGGATCCGCGGATCGCACCGAAGGCGGGAAAGCTTTCCGAGATCAGTTTTGAAGAAATGTTGGAAATGGCCAATCTGGGGGCGGGGGTGCTGCATCCCCGATCCGTCGAATGTGCGATGACCCACCAGGTGCCGCTGGTGGTTCGGTCCAGTTTTGTGGAGGAGGAAGGAACCTGGGTGAAGGAGGCGGACAGCATGGAAGAAGAATTGAATGTGAGGGGAGTGGCCCACGATCTGGATGTGGCCCGCATCAAAGTGCTGGGACTTCCCAACCGCACGGAAACTTTGACACGGCTGTTTCAGAAGCTGGCGGATGCCCGGATCAATGTGGATATGATCGTCACCAGTGAACATGACGATGAGCGGATCGACGTCGCTTTCAGCGTTCATGAGCAGGAGTGGGAGCCGGCGGGTCAAGTGATTGAAAACCATCAGCAAGAGTTGGGTCACCTGAAGATTTTATCGGAAACGGGCCTTGCCAAAGTGTCCGCGGTAGGTGCCGGAATGGTCACCCATCCGGGGGTGGCGGCCAAGATGTTCACCTCCCTGTCGGATGCGGGCATCCGGATCAAGATGGTGTCCACCTCGGAAATCAAAATCTCCTGTGTCATCCCCAGGGAACAGGCCGGCAAGGCTGTACGGGAACTTCATACCGTCTTCGGGCTGGATGTAAAGGAATCGGCACTGGCAACAGCAGGTTCATGAAGGTTCCGGAACAGCATCCGCCTGATCTGCAACCGCCCGGAAGGGAAGCATTCTCTTCCGGGCGGTTTTTATTTAAACAATAATATGGAATTGAGGAAAGATTGGATTATTGGGGAAGGATTTTTCCGGTGAACTGAGAATATAGTTATATGGGTTCGGGTGGAGTCGTCCGATGGAAGGGGTCATCATCGTTAAGTCCTATCGGATGGAGACCGGGACGATCTCAAATCCGGACACTGACCTCAAGGGGGTTGAATGAGTCATGGGCAAAGGGATTTCCAGGGGAATCGCGCTGTTGTCCGTCCTCAGCATGGTCTTTCTGGCCGCTTGCGGGGGAGGGAACAGCGCGGACAAAGGCGGAAAAGGAGAGCTGGCGGAGAAGCAGGAGATCACATTGGGAAATATCCCGAGTGAACCGCCGGGGTTGGATCCTTTGGATGCGAAAGACAGTGTTTCAGGGGATATTTTATCCCAGACCATGGTCGGTCTCACCAAAATGGATAAAAAAGGGGAGCCGATTCCCGGAATCGCGGAGAAGTGGGATGCCAACGAAGATATGACCCAGATCACCTTCCATCTCCGTGATGCCCAATGGTCCAACGGGGATCCCGTCACCGCGGAGGATTTTGAATATGCATGGAAGCGGATGCTGGACCCGAAAAACGGTGCGGTCTACGCATATCAGCTTTTCTACTTGAAAAATGGCGAAAAGTATAACAAAGGCAAGGCGAAAGCAGATGAAGTGGGAGTCAAAGCGGTGGACGAGAAGACGCTGGAGGTTACTCTGGAACAACCGACTCCCTACTTTCTCAGCCTGACCACTTTCTATTCTTTGAAACCGGTGCCGAAGAAGGTGGTCGAGGCAAACAAGGATTGGGCCAGTGAAGCCGACAGTTATGTATGTAACGGTCCCTTCAAGGTGAAGAGTTGGAAACATGATGCCAAGATCGTGCTGGAGAAGAATGACAAGTATTATGATGCCGACAAGGTGAAACTGACCCAGATCAACCTGCCCTTTATCGCGGATCAGAAAACCGGCTACCAGATGTTTCAGACGGGGGATGTGGATTCCTCCAACAGCAATATCGTGCCGACGGATCTGACCAAGAAACTGCTGGACAGCGGGGAAGCCAAAGGGGTTCCGCAGATCGCCACTTATACGGTTGAATTCAACACCAAAAAGAAACCCTTCAACAACAAAAAAGTGCGTAAAGCCTTCTCCATGGCGATCGACCGAAAGCAGATTGTGGAGAACGTGCTGGAGGGCGGACAAGAGCCTGCCAACGGTTGGGTGCCCTGGGGGATGCCGGACTTCGCCGCAGGTAAAGATTTTGCCGAAGTGCACGGCAAATATATCGAGCCAACTCCTCAGCCCGACGAAGCGAAGAAACTGCTGGCAGAAGGGTTGAAAGAGGAAGGGCTGAAAAAGATGCCCGAGATGACCTATCTTTACAACACTGATGACGGTCACAAGAAGATCGCGGAAGCCTTGCAGCAGATGTGGAAGGAAAACCTGGGTGTGGATATCAAGCTCGGCAATGTGGAGTGGAAGGTCTTCCTGGAGCGGAAGACAGCCGGCGATTTTGATTTGGTCCGCTTTGGATGGTTGCCCGATTACATCGATCCGATGACCTTCATGGATGTCTATATGACCGATTCCGGAAACAACGATCCCAAATTCAGCAACAAGAAATATGATGAGCTGATCAAGAAAGCGAAATCGACAGCGGATCAGAAGGTGCGGATGCAGGCGCTGCACGAGGCAGAGGATCTCTTGATGGATGAGATGCCGACGGCACCTTTGTACTGGTACACCCGGGTTTACATGGATAAAGATTATGTGAAAAATGTGTACCGGGCGATCGACGGCAGTGTTTTTTACGAAGAGGCCTATCTGACTGAGAAGTAAATCGGACTTTGTTGGGGAGCCAAGTCACCCACCTCGGGCGGGTGACTTGGTTTGTCCCATGGATGGTGGGAGGTGGAAAGGTTGCTCCGTTATGTGGGAAAACGTCTGGTATTGATGCTTGTCTCCTTATGGTTGATCGCTTCCCTCACCTTTGTCCTGATGCATTCGATTCCGGGGGATCCGTTCACTTCAGAGAAAAAGTTGCCCAAGCAGACATTGGAGAACCTGAAGGCGAAATATGGCTTGGACAAGCCGCTGCCGGCACAGTATGTCCAATATATGGGCAATCTTGTCAAATTTGATCTGGGAATCTCCATCAAAAGCACGACGCGAACCGTGAACGACATTTTGGAAGAGGGGTTTCCCGTCTCCGCCCATTTGGGGATTCAATCGATCCTGGTCGCATTGGCGGCGGGGATTGTGATGGGGATGATCGCGGCATCCCGCCAAAACCAGTTGTCCGACTACTTTCTGATGGTGTTGGCGGTGATCGGATTATCGGTGCCCGCTTTTGTGCTGGCTCCCCTGTTTCAGAAGTACTTCGGAATGAAATGGAATCTGTTGCCTGTCTGGGGGTGGGGGGAATTCGATAAAACCATCCTGCCTTCGATCGTCCTGGCCTTTTCACCCCTGGCCCTGGTCACCCGGTTGACACGGTCCAGCATGCTGGAGGTGATCGGTCAGGATTACATCCGGACGGCCCGGGCAAAAGGCCTCCCGCCGATCAGGGTGATGAGTCGCCACACTTTGCGCAATGCGATCATTCCGGTGGTCACCATCATGGGCCCGCTGACGGCGGCCATCCTGACCGGAAGCTTTGTGGTGGAGCAGATTTTTGCCATCCCGGGGCTGGGCAAGTATTTTGTGGAGAGCATTACGAACCGGGATTATCCGGTCATCATGGGGGTCACCATTTTTTACTCGGCATTTTTGATTGTGATGAACTTCTTGGTGGATCTGTTGTACGGCTGGATTGATCCCCGCATCAAACTGGGCGGGAAGGAGGCCGGTTAATCCGTGGCGATTCCAGTGGAAAAATTTCAACGTGTGGAGAGAAGGCAAAAAGAAGCGGAGGCGATCCGGCGGCCCAGGGTCTCTTACTGGAAGGATGCCTGGATCCGTTTAAAGAAAAACCGGCTGGCCATGGGTGGCCTCGTCGTCATTCTGTTGCTCGTGGTGATGGCGGTGGCGGGGCCGTACATGCTTCCCTATGAATACTATGAAATCGATCTCAAGGAAGGGAAAAACCTGGAGCCCTCCGGTAATCATTGGTTTGGAACCGATGACCTGGGGCGGGATATGTTTGTCCGCACTTGGTACGGAGCGAGGATCTCACTGACGATCGGGATCGTGGCCGCCCTGA is part of the Kroppenstedtia eburnea genome and harbors:
- the uvrC gene encoding excinuclease ABC subunit UvrC; translated protein: MKEKIREKLSLLPEKPGCYLMKNLRDEIIYIGKAKSLKNRVRSYFTGSHDGKTQLLVSEIEDFEYIVTESATEALILEAVLIKRHRPHYNVLMKDDKSYPYIRLTRETHPRLEVTRKVKKDGSRYFGPYPNAQAAQQTKKLLDKLYPLRKCRTLPKRVCLYYHLGQCLAPCEFDVDPSQYEEMVREISRFLNGGFQEVQKDLERKMHLAAEELNFERARELRDLIQHIEAVMVKQNIIMKDNLDRDVFGYAADKGMMCVQIFFVRQGKLIERDVSIFPHYGEEREDFLSYVTQFYHEKPVLPKEINLPEAVDAGLLGDWLTGVHVHIPQRGMKKRLVEMANENARIALEERFKLLERDQGRTVEAIHRLGEAMGIGSPRRIEAFDNSNIQGTDPVSAMVVFTDGVPDKKEYRKFKIRSVQGPDDYETMREVIRRRYTRVLKENLPLPDLVLVDGGRGQMSAAIDVLENELGLFIPVAGLVKNERHKTAGLLFGDPPSEVELRRGSREFYLLQRIQEEVHRFAITFHRQTRGKTMTRSLLDEIPGVGKKRKQILYKHFGSLERMRQGSVEEYREAGIGDQLARKILDHLRRKDADSGEQNG
- the mobA gene encoding molybdenum cofactor guanylyltransferase; amino-acid sequence: MADGIQTAGLIILAGGRSRRMGRDKALLPLAGEMMVMRMIRRLSLQGEWVVMVSSNQPEKFAELGVPVVPDQFLGGGPLAGIHACLQRSPCELNLVTACDLPFVSGEVARQLLALAGTGTWDVVVPADGKRVHPLFGVYHRRCRRRLESFLEGGGRRVGDFLKEVNTRYVSGPFPDGVFFNMNRPEDYCRATAMEEGEPEGG
- a CDS encoding twin-arginine translocase TatA/TatE family subunit, encoding MSNIGVPGLILIVLAALILFGPSKLPELGRAAGRTLKEFKDSVSGITEEKKEASDPSRETERKS
- a CDS encoding SCP2 sterol-binding domain-containing protein; its protein translation is MAIQETITKLTDKMNQDPEGIQGIDAVYQFDIEGSETHQVRLAGGSAEYRQGEEFDADCILTMTEANFAKLTAGQLNPTTAFMTGKLKVKGDLSLAVRLQSLLKKYS
- a CDS encoding aspartate kinase yields the protein MGLVVQKFGGTSVGSVERIKKVAERIARTREEGDQVVVTVSAMGKTTDRLVALAEEISDDPPRREMDVLLTTGEQVSIALLSMALLEAGVEACPMTGWQAGIRTNEVHGSARIEQIDPTPILKCLDRGEIVIVAGFQGVSEEGEITTLGRGGSDTTAVALAAALKADRCEIYTDVTGVFTADPRIAPKAGKLSEISFEEMLEMANLGAGVLHPRSVECAMTHQVPLVVRSSFVEEEGTWVKEADSMEEELNVRGVAHDLDVARIKVLGLPNRTETLTRLFQKLADARINVDMIVTSEHDDERIDVAFSVHEQEWEPAGQVIENHQQELGHLKILSETGLAKVSAVGAGMVTHPGVAAKMFTSLSDAGIRIKMVSTSEIKISCVIPREQAGKAVRELHTVFGLDVKESALATAGS
- a CDS encoding peptide ABC transporter substrate-binding protein, which produces MGKGISRGIALLSVLSMVFLAACGGGNSADKGGKGELAEKQEITLGNIPSEPPGLDPLDAKDSVSGDILSQTMVGLTKMDKKGEPIPGIAEKWDANEDMTQITFHLRDAQWSNGDPVTAEDFEYAWKRMLDPKNGAVYAYQLFYLKNGEKYNKGKAKADEVGVKAVDEKTLEVTLEQPTPYFLSLTTFYSLKPVPKKVVEANKDWASEADSYVCNGPFKVKSWKHDAKIVLEKNDKYYDADKVKLTQINLPFIADQKTGYQMFQTGDVDSSNSNIVPTDLTKKLLDSGEAKGVPQIATYTVEFNTKKKPFNNKKVRKAFSMAIDRKQIVENVLEGGQEPANGWVPWGMPDFAAGKDFAEVHGKYIEPTPQPDEAKKLLAEGLKEEGLKKMPEMTYLYNTDDGHKKIAEALQQMWKENLGVDIKLGNVEWKVFLERKTAGDFDLVRFGWLPDYIDPMTFMDVYMTDSGNNDPKFSNKKYDELIKKAKSTADQKVRMQALHEAEDLLMDEMPTAPLYWYTRVYMDKDYVKNVYRAIDGSVFYEEAYLTEK
- a CDS encoding ABC transporter permease, which translates into the protein MLRYVGKRLVLMLVSLWLIASLTFVLMHSIPGDPFTSEKKLPKQTLENLKAKYGLDKPLPAQYVQYMGNLVKFDLGISIKSTTRTVNDILEEGFPVSAHLGIQSILVALAAGIVMGMIAASRQNQLSDYFLMVLAVIGLSVPAFVLAPLFQKYFGMKWNLLPVWGWGEFDKTILPSIVLAFSPLALVTRLTRSSMLEVIGQDYIRTARAKGLPPIRVMSRHTLRNAIIPVVTIMGPLTAAILTGSFVVEQIFAIPGLGKYFVESITNRDYPVIMGVTIFYSAFLIVMNFLVDLLYGWIDPRIKLGGKEAG